TTGCCATAGTACTGTAGTACACTGAGCGAGCGCAAATATAGTAATGCCCACCTTGAATTAATTAACCTTACAGGAAATAAGTACTGACCAGCACTAAATTTGTATCCGCAGCGAAATTATTTCAGAGCTTCTAAGTATCCACTTCGAACGAAGTTGGAGAAACCAGCGACGGCAATTTGGACGTTTCCAGTCTGCAGTGCAGAATTTTCCCACCATAtgcttcgaaaatttctccatttttgtcAGTTACGTCATAGCGGGTGTCCGTCGATGAATTTCTAGATGGTTTATATTCGTCTGTATTCACCGGATTCCATTGGCGTTTTCAATTGCTGAAGATTCCTACTGATCTCTCTATCTAATGCCTCACAAAGTTGGCGTTTTGGACGTAACGTCGCCAGAATTTGATGTGGACGCATATTTTAGTTCACAACTCAAGGAGAAGACTCTAGATGAATTGGTTAGAGAAGAGGAGGAGATGGTGTCTTCAGTGAGTAATTGGTTTTTAACTAATTGTTCATCTTATTGATGTCTATACATCTCATTTAAGGTGCGTCGCTTGGACTCCGATGTTCATCAACTCGTTTACGAGAATTATAACAAGTTCCTGACTGCCACAAGTACTGTAAGAAAGATTCAGGATGAGTTCAACTTGCTGGATAGCGTATGTTACCTCTTTTTATTGGTGTTATCGTTTACTTAACTACTGTTTTTGACTTATTATCCGTGCTCCTCCATTGTGTAGTTTGAGATCCGTAGCACTCCCTCAAGTTTTTAATGTTAGTGTTGTTCAGTTTGATGATCTTTCtggtaattttgaaaaataagtcGTTCTATAGTTGGGATTTTTGCCTTTCAACATGCATTGTTGTGACTGAAGGATCTTGTTAGGTTCTTTTCTCGTcgttaaaacaaaaaactgagGAAGCTGCACAAAGCTTGCACTCTAGTGtccagaaatcttttttttttcaaggaaatggaGTCTTTGAGCACCAACATGAAGAATATATCGGGGTTAATAGGCGAACTTAGTGGTGTGCTCGGCGGAGGACGGGAAGGTCTAGCTCAGCTGGGAAGTTCGTACAAAGTGGTCAAAAGCTTGCAGTCCATTTTTGAACTGCCGAGTATTTTACAGGTACGCAAAGATTTATTCATATGCTCATGAACCTATAGTgactaaaataaatgaagacgGTGCCGTGTTTTGTTGCAATGATTCAGTTCAGGCTTCGTTTGACGAGGGAAGGTATAGCGATGTTGTGAGGCTGTACCTTCTTGCTCAGAAAGGCCTCGCCAAATATTCTGACATGAAAAACATGGCTCAGATTCAGCAGAAAGCAGACCACATCCTAGTGGAAACGGAAAAGCAGGTGgtgaaaacattatttttctgAGTTTCATTCTCTAGAATACTTGGTTAAGGAAAGCGTGTTATTGCTTCGCATATTTATATTCTACTTCCGTTAGGAATTTTCTTGAGTTATGACTTGTCTATCAGGGGTTTCAGTTTATAAAGAAGTTGGTAAAGAATGTTGGAAAGTTCAGAATTCTTGGCTTGCATGTTTTTAGCTGCTGAAGTTGATCGATCGTTCCACTGAGGACGTGGAAGGTGTAGCTGAAGCAATTGGACTTCTTATGAAACTTGGGAAGTCACCAGAAGAGGTGACTGTACTTGTAACCTCATAAATGAACTTGAAAGTGAGCAACTTTCtgattttctccttctcaGGTTCAGTCACGACTTTTGAAATCTTCGGAGATCTCCTTACAAAATGATTTGAAACAGCTGCAAAGTAACCCAGCAGACGTATTGGATCTCGTGGACAAGTTAGTTTccgtttctcttctttattttctgctGTTGGAAACCTCTGGTGTACTTGCAGAGGTTGTGAATCGTTTATACCAAATTTGACGCTTCTCGCTAATTTACACGAGCGGCTGTTTCCTGCTTGCTCCGGAAATCTCTTGAAAATGTTAGAAGTGAGCGTATAGTCTACCCATATATGTAgcgttttgaattttgaactATTTCCCCTGAGAgcttgcgattttttttttgttccaggGACAACTTAAGAATTTTCATGAGATTGTCTCAAATCTCTTTCTTGCCTCCTCTGATCCAAAGGACTGCTCCATAGTTGTACGCGCTTTGGACcgatatttcagaaaaatgtccACTTGCAGGCAAGTGGTGCAAGGTTAGTTTCCTTTAAACTATTTTAAACCGGTATATATGGATAATAATAGTGtagataatttttattatttttatcttattgCATAATGTTTCTCCGGATTTCTGATAGACGTCGCAAGATTATGATTATGATGACGATAGGTAGATTATCATACCGTGATCGTGtgaccttaaaggcagcatcaCGACAATTGGAGTGGTATGGAAACCTATCGAAAATGTAAAGTTGCCTGCGTAGCCTACTCAATTGACCGTTGTCGTCCTAAAAAATAGTGTTGGAAccactttagttcctacgagatacttTGGAACGCGCAcgcttgtacacgctccggtccgTTTAGAGTTCCATCCactgattttacttgaatagaatggtgaggagaccttatcAATTATCGACCGCTCTgatggacgcggcgcgtgcagaatgGTGGctcgttgcaactgatttcgtaggaaagaagtatcccacgccgtttttggcagcaattagggagagatgtGCGGAACCACGCTCCTTTCTGTAATTTACATTCCAGACTCTACGTTTTCTCTGGGGTTTCCTTACCATGTTAGTTTCgggatacgctgcctttaagctctGGAACATCATCTTGTTTCAGGTCTAGATTGTTCCACATGTACAATATCTCTTATCCGTGAAGTGTCAAAGCATGAGGTCCTTATCTCTAGAAAATATATCTCGGAGGAAATGAAGATCGTGATGCAAGAGGTGAGAGCAGTCCTGTAAGATCTAGCATAGGCAGAAAACAGTTTGATTTCCGATTTTAGATCCGTCAGTCACTCATGTCGAAAGATGTCGACTTATCCGCTCTTGCAGCAAAACTTGAacaatcttttgtttttcaagtaAAGGTAACTAACAGTGTGCTTTAGTGTTTGTTTTGCTTATTTCTGTCTACTTTTCGTGATAGATGTTCCATGGAGTTCATGTTTCATGAGTGTGAGGAATAAAATACCACGCAAACTAACAAAGGGAGCGTTAGAATTTGTTGCTTCTGCGATGTTTTCGTGAGAAGACACTTCGGCATAGATGTGCAGTTTCAGCTTGGAATTGTCGATTATTGTATGTAGACATATGAAACTCCAAAGTTGCAAATTTGGGTATTTCTGTCTTTGAAAATCTTGTGGTGGGTTGCTGCTAGAATTGTGTCAATCTAATAGTACCGTGAATTGATCTCCCTGAATATCTCGAACGGGTGTTTGATTTATGTGGTTTCGATGCACCAAGACCGTAGAGGTCTGGAAAAGTCAGGTCGAATTTGAATCTTTCCGCAGTTCATTCGGAGAAATTGGACTTAAGGGTAAGATTCACGCTCAGATGTTGATTTGCTCAAGCGAGCCTTAAGGACAAAAGTATTCTGGAGCTGAGCAGCGCAGGGCTGTGAATTTGGAGCACCAGATTTCTGAGGAAAGCGATTTTTGGCGGTTGTAAATTGCTTCCACCTCTGTCTAAGTAAGAGCAAAGTCTCGTGACCGGGCTAGTCACCTTCCTTTGTTCCCACAAACCTTTATTTGTACAGTGAGACTCTTAGGCAAATTTTTGTAGACAGCTCTGGCTAACTTGTTGCTCTTCATCGCTAGTGACGTAACATTTTCAACCCTGCCCCCAGCTGAATTCCAAGCAGAATTTGCGCACAGTGTGCATGAAGAAATTGTGATTGGAGCATTTAAGGATGTAACTGCAGTGGCAGAAACGTACGGTCAGTTGttcttgtttcatttctttttcaaccaGAACTtcaatatttctaaaatagtttttcttcaggTTCGTCCGAAGGCGAAACTCGCTATGCTAATCCTTTAATGATGCTGCTTTTGGCATTTACTCTCCATCATCTTGCAAACAAGTCGTCACAATATCTATTAAGCCTTTGCCGGGAACAATTTTCTCTCACGACATCGAAAACCACTGCGGGTTTGACAAGTGAGTGATGATGTTTTGCGTATTAACTGTAGTTGTTAGCGAGTGTTTTGTTCTGGATTTTGCTTACGTCTAGtaaaaacgaaacgaatatCTTTAACTCTAAAACTTCGCCAAGTGTTCTTGCAGTTTCATGTAAAAGTTGCATCAAACTTTTGAAGATCTTCTATCTTTTGAGTATCTTTCTCGGAATAGTTTCAAACTTATTTCAATGACTTTCCAGTATTTAGCATAGGtgactttatttttccttttgcttcCTTTGACTTTTGTCTCGTCTTTTTTCatacattatttttatatgcAATGATATTATCTGTAGCTAATTTTGAGCGGAGTGCTAGGTATTGTGAAAAATTTCGCTTTCTCCGATATGTGTGCACAGCGCATCCTGCTGTTTATTCACAGCGTTGGTGCATAAACTTGCAGCGTTTGTTCGTGTCGGTTGATTACTTGAACTACGAACGCAGACAAAACTGCAGAAATACTGCTTTTAATGTTAACATACTTTTCGTAATTTTTAGGTGCATCCGAAGTCACGGCATTGCTTAAAGCATGTTCACAAGCACTTTTGCGACGGTTTACAAAATTCCGCGGTCTTGAATTTGGTGAAGCTCTCGTGAAAGGATGTGAAGGTTTGCATCAGCCGGCTGCTTCTCCTGTTGGAGTAAGGTGAGCCTCCTTCATTCTATCTGATATACAAGTTTCAAGTATCGGATGTTGCTTTGAGACTCTCGAATAAAATACTTTAAATgcttcgtttttattttgctagTGTCGGTATATGAAACACATTGTATGACATCAGCAGTCCATTAGAGTTTGTTGTAGAAATCGTTTGGAAATCAAAACAGCTTGGCATTcagttttttcgtttcattaaATCTGATTACGTGAAATACCGCAtcactttttcattattttccaaaaagtacTGGGTCTTTTTTAACCAGATGGATTCGTCAAAGGCTTGAGCTTCTGTGTTTTTGAGCATTTTGTTGTGTTGGCTAGATAAACACGTGGAAGAACACGAGCCACTAATGACATGCTTGTGGATCTGTCCTTAACGTTGTTGCGATAGTTGAATATTTCATGGAatttggaatattttcttctcgctTAGACTTTCTTGTCAGCGAACATAGGACACCACTCTTATCACACACTGTGCTTTTATCATTGCCTAGAACTAAGCGATAACGGGGTTTTGATGTTTTCATATCtcgtattttgtttttgtgtgaaTATATTCATTTGTCACCGTATTGTGTTTCACCACCGTAGATCTGCTGTGCGACGAGCAGTTGAAGAAATTATCGAATGCGATGCTATGCTTTCTCGTCTTCTCGGCGGTGAAGCTGGCCGAAAAGAAAGTCGCCATCGCAGACCTGTGCCAACTCCTTCGGCACCTGACTCATCCAGAGATTCATTGTGGTGCGAACGAATCGATTTCAACCAGCAGCTGCACGTGAGATTTTATAAGTTCTTCAGCATTTAGAAGCACAAAATAAGACATTCAATTTTAACTGCAAAAGCGTCCTTTTCTAGTTTAACAGGGCGTCCATTATTGGTGCTATTGTAAAAGTAATACTGAAATCGTTTATTGAATCGATTAGGCTACAAACATATGGGAAGTTTGCGGTCGAACAAATTCAGGTGATTCTTACGCTCATTGTTGTCATTTTTCGCATTAttgtcgtttttattttttgtagtcTACTTTGACTTTGGTCTAGGTGGATTGTTACTATCTACAGCGAGGCGTTTCGCCTTTAGTAGCGGATGAGGTAGTCGTGAATTCCATGGTGGATCAAGCTCTGTCGTCTGCGCTCAAGAGATGCGTAGCTCCTGAGCTAGTGCATCCCAGTAGGCTAAGGCAAATCTGCGACGAAAAGCCTGAATAAGTGTCATATTTAGCTGTTTGCATTCAGTTCATACTATTTCATTGGACATTATGTATGCACATTGTATTATGGTTgaatctttcattttctatctgttcttttatttttgtttggaagTAAATATATTAGAGTTTTAGTCGAATTATTCTCACACCCTcttatttttcgattttcgttGGATGacattattcattattctttttcttgacaTTTGTACATAAAGTTATGTTCCGGGTCTCATTTTCCATGCGTTGATTATGCAAACATGTGTTTCTGGTAAAATTAAACTTTTGGACATGTTTTTTAAATGGAGGAACACCTTGTAAAAATCTATTAAATACTTGCCtgttctgttgtttttgttatttccaaGGGAAAAAGCCTAGTTAACTCGAGTTCCTTGCTTCTTTTGCTCTTTCTGATCCCTGGTGCATTAAAAAGTGTACCTATAAGTTTATTGTTaggtgtctttttttctgtggttcAGTGCTTGGCACATTTTCATACTCCCTGTCCTTTATGGAGGTAATGTTAGTGGAACGTTTTGTCACTTATCTCATTTCGTTTGTCGTCTTTTTTGTGGTTTCAAAGAAGCGATTCTCTGCTTATCATGTGCAGGTTCATATGCATTGATTTGAACGAATTGCTCTGGTTTTAATGAGGTACTGGACGAAATGGAACGATCGTTCACGTTGTCGCACTCAATCAAACGATGTCGGAGTCTCTCACAAATCGAAAATGATCtcaattcggaatcgcctAGCAGAAGGTTTGGAAGATTCCCACTTTAAGGGTTCATATTGGTGTGGCTTCTATCCCACTAATTAGGTTGTTCAAGGAAGAACAACAAAGTGCTATCGCAGAAAGTCTACCGCGGGAGATTGAGCCTAGGAAAAGGAGGTGCCGCAGGAAGAAGTGGGTTattgatcgatcgatggtgAAGTGATAGttactgaaaaatttcagtCAGTCGTCGTCGATCGAAAAATAGTCAccaatttttaaatgttgatGGCGATGACGATGATTATTATTGGGACGGTAGTAATGACTCGGTTAGTAAAACGTTTGATATCTGTCgatttctgttattttgtttttcctcaaTGAGGTGTTAATCCAGTCATATGGAATAGCCACCTGTTATCTGTAGCTGTTTTATCCAAACGTTAATTGGGGCATAACATTAGGTTAGATTTTCGAAGATGACACAAAAAGGAACATCGCCTCAATGTTGtcgatatatttttttttgtagcggCAGTTTCTATGTATAAACTTTCgcattaaatttttctttcgaaatgcTGTTTTTGCTATTAGCATGTGTTTTATGGTTCCCAAATACTCCCCGGTTTCTCCTTGTACATCAGTCATTGCATTTCCAAAGTCTTTGAAAGTAGACTGTTGTTTTTTAATAGGTGTTTAAGGATCTGCCTCGGCCGTCATCGTCATCGACTTTTCGGTGTCTAGCTGTTATTGAACGTGCGTCCTCAAGTTCTAGTTCGGGAAATGAAGCACAGAAAAGTTCTTTGAATGAGTCTGTGCTATCACAAGTGGCCGAAAATGAGAGGTaggttctgttttttttctatggaacCACTGTAAAAGTTAACTTTAAAAGCTGAGTTCTGGACACTttaccatttttcattttattagacTACCTACCTCTTGTTCGTAACTATTGTAGGTAGTTATTCTCGATGATTTTGATTCAATTTCTTGGCTTCTTTAGAGATAATTTGTACCGCGATCTCGACAATTTTTTATGTGCCGACAGGTATGTGTCGAATAAATTGACAATGGCTAAAACTCCAGGGAGAACTGATCAGGTAGTGGAAGTTGTTATTTGTGTCAAATATGCGTTAGGTTACCTCATGCATGTATGATGTTTGCTACACTATCTGCGtgttaaatttatttgttttatttgatttttggcTAGCTCATATTATTTTCAGGTTTTTACAATCGgttcgaaaaagaaactacatcGTTATGGTGATGTGTTATGGCTTATATTACGAGCTTATTTCAGTGGGCGGTACGATATTTTTCCATTCGACTTCTTGCTCAATCATTTTGTTTAGGTTCCTTTTGATTTCACTGCAACCTTTGTTGTCTTTCTGGTcttctgacattttttttcaataattttgtcTCGAATAGATTATTGAGTTCTTTAGAGAAGTCTGTGGAGGGCAGGACGCGACATTTGAAGTTGATGCATTGGTATGCTCGAAACGAGAGCAACGCAGTCGTGTTCTTGACGAAATTATGAGTTATGAGGCGATTCCTCTGAAGGAAGGATACGAACGCCTCGAAATGACCTACATGACACATCTTCAAAAAACCAGGAGAGAAGGTGAGAAGGAAGATCTAAACTTGTATTCAACATTTCAGGTTGGTTCCCTTCAACCTGACGTTTTTGCTCGAAAttcctttttaaattctaCTGAGTTCTGATAAACTGACTACTACGGACATGAGGTCAAACATCACGAATTATAGACGTGGTACACAAAGTTGTGTTTTGAGTTCTTCTAGTCGGTCGATTCCGAGTATTTGACATTTATAACTTTATTTCGCTCAGTATTTTCTTCTGCGAATACAGATGACTTTAGGAAATCACGCGACTTATTGCAGTGGTGCAGTTTGGTTTCGTAGTTTGAGAAAATGTACAATCTCTAAAAGAATCAGTTCGATAATGTCATATATAATCTCCAGGAAATTCAGTCTCCTTTTGGGACCACCTAGCATCTGCGCAGTGCACCATATAACTCGTAATTTTGTACCGAAATCTGTACAGTCGTCTTTTTTGTTAGCACGCTGCTCTAAAGCTAGATTTCCTGCCACTGTGTTAAAAGTGTATTGATTTAGTGAATGAACTACTAGAAGAGTACGGAAGATACCAAGCCCTATATCCCCATTCAAAAGCAATGATCGATGATTGTAATGCACGCAAAGGCACAACATTCACCAAGCAACTACTGGAAAAAGTGACGTTACTTACTGTGTGGCTTAATACGGTAGAGGACCTCACGTCAAAAATTACTCAGGTAAAGATTGAATTAAATAAACCATGTTCGATAAGGAATGAGCTTGCGGCATTGTAGCTTGGAACTGTATTTGAAGTCAGTCGGCTGCCTGATGCAGATAAATTGTGGCCACGCCCTCTCCACAGTCAGTCCTGGACCGTAGGATTACGAGATGCGCGCCCGGTGTTTGCAGCATTTGTGAAGAGAAGTCTTCATGTCAAGGtgattatttcaaattcatcGGGATGATTTTATAGGTTGCGACAGGCTCTTGGTTTGCTTTTTTAGGGGATGAAGAGATTGGTAACTAGAGTCTGGGAGCTGTGTGAGACGACAGTGATGAAAACTGCCATACTGCTTCAATCGCCTATTGCCAGCTATGCTCATGCTGCATCACGTCAAAGGACTATGCTTAGATTGACAGCAGAACAAGTAAGAATGACCCTATTAACGGATTTCAAGTAGGACCATAGTTGAATAAGTTTCGGTTTCATCATGCTTCTTTTTACTATCCTTATGTCGAGTGGTATGAGAAATCCAGTAATCTGCGtttgaaatttctgtttcaaaTTGCAGATGGAGAGGTACAGCGATATGTTCAACTATACACTAACGAGTGAAAAGGCACAAGCTATTCACCTGCCCTCTGTTGGCCCAATGTTCATATTTGTCCTTGGTGTTCGCCTCGAATTAGCGAGAGAATGGCTTAGTGTTAGGTTTGTTAGGTATTTTTACATAGAAATTCTATACTCGCgatctttgtttgtttgaacaCCTTGCTTTAAATTGCTAggttaagtcaagtaagtcatctTTCCTAAATTTATTATAGATCGAAGTGGAGTATTCCGGCTGGAGCCGAAATGGATAGACTCACTTTGGAAACGCTAATTGAAGATTGCCGGGATTGTGTCGAAGAAGCTGTTCAGTAAGCTTTAAAATGGTGAGAATCTGAGTCATAAGTAACTAGTATATTTTTGATTCCAGTGTCAAACAGTTCTTCCTCGACGTTATCCAGTCTATCTGTCCAGAAGGTCACAAAGGAAAGCTTTGCACTGCAGATTTCGATGAAACCTTAAAAGATGTTTTTGAGGTAATTTTACTCCGAATGGTAGTCGTTTCTTTTATGACAGACCTGTTTTCCGCTGAAATTATGGTGTATGGCTCTTAGCTCTTAAGCGTTTCAAAATCTCTCCAAGCCGGGTTTTACTCATTACGTATAACATGCCATAGACCTGAATTCTGTTTTGCTCCATATTCTCTACAAAGATTAATCCACGTCTTTGAATATCTCATCAAAACGGGTCAAAGCGACTTGAGGCTCATTGCAGTTACGTAAGTAtgtacgtatatatatatatatatatatatatatatatatatatatatatatatatatatatatatatatatatatatatatatatatatactcctctctccttgtgaTTGAACAACTCTAACTCTCGTCGGCATTGAATTAAGAGCGCCAGAATTTAGCAAATGATAATTTTTAAGGTGGCTGGATGTTAATCAGTGTGCAAACGGTTGTATGATACTTCAGAAATACCTCGGCTACGTGGAGAGATGGTGCGATACCATTGCTCAAAATGGTGATCTTGGAAGATTGTTTTCAAGGCTCGAACGAGAATGGAAAACCACTGTTCAGTGCGCTCGACATATTCACACTGGTTTGGATATACTAGCGTCATCTTTTTGgtgaatatattattatttatgatttcAATATTTCTAACTAAATAAAACTTCGGTTTCAGCACATTCCTGCCACACTTGTTGGATGTTCTTGTTGTTTCCTTTTGGGAAACAAATATGGATCGCATAGGGGTTAAACATGGTATTCGTGAACTGGATGAGGATGCAGACAACGGCTATGATAGGTTTGGGATCCTATCTTTAATTATTCAAAACTTTCAACTTTTGTGCGAGAAACAGATgttaattttacatttttttgttaattcatAGTAATTTTACAGTCAAAGTCACGAACAAATCACAGGATTTGATGCATTTCGCTCGTATAATAGTGTGATTCGAGAGGTATGTGCTTAGTGCCTCCCACCGCATCTTTTTTTAACCACATCTGCTGCATGCACTATAGTATTCGAACTGTTTAGGTTAAAGAGCGTTCTGCAAGACTTGTCGGTTTGCTTCGTGGTGCTTTGTTGGATCTCCACGATGCAGCTGGATACATGATGCGGCAATCGATAGAAGTTGTAGCAGCAGCACTTAGGGCCGAGCATTGTCTGGTAAGTGTTGCACATTCTTTTTAAGAATCTCTTTTGAAAACAGTTACGGTTTCAGGTCGATTTTGGCGAAACGTCAGTGGCCGTTTCTGTGCTGGTTGACTCGACAAGTGCTGATAAAGCTCTTTCGCAGGATTTAGTGACAGCTCTAGCTGAAGGGCGAAAACCCGACAGTGGACACATCATTGTGCTGCCGACACAACACTCCAGGTAAACATTTGTGTTTCACAATTATGCTTGTGAGGTAATACTTTgattataatattattgttatttgtaaATGTAATGCTCACTAACTGGAAGATTTCTGGAACGAGTATCTTCTGTACTCCTGTAACTGTTTTGGTATCTTCCTGCATTCAAACGACAAAATTTCAGCAAAGCATAAACTGGACTAACAGTTTGTTCTATTCTATGGCACTCGCACGCAGAAGGAAAGTCGTTTtgcatcctctttttttaatttttaccttttcagaTGGATGTGCAACTATAGACGTGTCAAGCTAACCCTTGAAGAGAATGTAATGGAAAACATTCATTATCTTAGAGTGAGTGTCTTCAACATTATCTTAAACTTCTCACTCATGGTCGGGTCAGTAGGACattaagcacggtgcagttgcggctGCGCTGCAAGCAACGCGGTGGAGATAACGGTTGGAACTGAGGTTGGACCATTGcgagctgcagcgatgagaggCGCTAAATATAAGTTTCtacttaaaggaatcaccccacgaatctgggatggtgggGGTTTCAGggagttatgcctatacggagtcgtaaattatggagagaagagtgattccgtctatttcttcctaattacagtaaaaaacggcccggaagatacggctccgagcgttccggcgcgctattttcttcaacaagttcgattggagcgcgccaaccctgTGCACGcactgcatcttccgggccgtttttcacggtatttaggaaaaaatggacggaatcaccttcctcttcataatctacgaccccgtatagaaactctccacctgaaatccgcaccaccccagattagtggggtgatgccttcaatcctaaacgctacgctctaccgtaccgcttacgcaactgcgccgtgcttcatgtcgttttaaccctactataTCTACTTTGCATTTCGAAGACCGTAAATTTCTATATGATTGTTGTTTTCCACATGTTCAACAACTGTATTATGCTAGACAGACGTTGTTTGTGTGGTTGGACAAGACTACCGGCTGGAGAAGAAATTTCCTGGAGTATTTGAACTTGTGATGTCGTCTTGTTCTTCGCATCATAATGTTGACAGAGAATTGAAGCAACTGGCAGTAAGTTTTTGTTACATTAATTGCCGACCTTTCTTTGGAAAACTTTTGTAGTttgtcattgtataggcaacATTCCTGGATCTGTCGGACATTCTTTCACAAGGTATAGCAGCACTTTGCAGCGATGTTCGCCGAACGTATGATACATTGAAAATGCGAGATTACGTGCATTCTACTCTTATTCATGCCTTTAACTTTGCCTTTCAAGttggttttattttgatgACATTGACACTACTATTGTTGTTTGAATCGTGGCGAATGCATCCAGCTACATCGTGATGTTTGTCGATATGTTAGTGATTCGTACATAACCGAATTTGGAGAAGAATTGGCAGTACGTGGACTGAATGTTATACA
The Necator americanus strain Aroian chromosome I, whole genome shotgun sequence genome window above contains:
- a CDS encoding hypothetical protein (NECATOR_CHRI.G1570.T2) produces the protein MERSFTLSHSIKRCRSLSQIENDLNSESPSRRKNNKVLSQKVYRGRLSLGKGGAAGRISRRRSKNSHQFLNVDGDDDDYYWDGSNDSDLPRPSSSSTFRCLAVIERASSSSSSGNEAQKSSLNESVLSQVAENERDNLYRDLDNFLCADRYVSNKLTMAKTPGRTDQVFTIGSKKKLHRYGDVLWLILRAYFSGREVCGGQDATFEVDALVCSKREQRSRVLDEIMSYEAIPLKEGYERLEMTYMTHLQKTRREVNELLEEYGRYQALYPHSKAMIDDCNARKGTTFTKQLLEKVTLLTVWLNTVEDLTSKITQLGTVFEVSRLPDADKLWPRPLHSQSWTVGLRDARPVFAAFVKRSLHVKGMKRLVTRVWELCETTVMKTAILLQSPIASYAHAASRQRTMLRLTAEQMERYSDMFNYTLTSEKAQAIHLPSVGPMFIFVLGVRLELAREWLSVRSKWSIPAGAEMDRLTLETLIEDCRDCVEEAVHVKQFFLDVIQSICPEGHKGKLCTADFDETLKDVFEKYLGYVERWCDTIAQNGDLGRLFSRLEREWKTTVQCARHIHTGLDILASSFCTFLPHLLDVLVVSFWETNMDRIGVKHGIRELDEDADNGYDSQSHEQITGFDAFRSYNSVIREVKERSARLVGLLRGALLDLHDAAGYMMRQSIEVVAAALRAEHCLVDFGETSVAVSVLVDSTSADKALSQDLVTALAEGRKPDSGHIIVLPTQHSRWMCNYRRVKLTLEENVMENIHYLRTDVVCVVGQDYRLEKKFPGVFELVMSSCSSHHNVDRELKQLAATFLDLSDILSQGIAALCSDVRRTYDTLKMRDYVHSTLIHAFNFAFQLHRDVCRYVSDSYITEFGEELAVRGLNVIHQWKVLVSVMQPQPSPHIPLWASQAFNFIHFLTDPKYTQYLSDDEFHLLKEDVEECKRLILGDKDSIVIPVPRSRSSTLNSPRTPDSLASKMANVAMVSRRAKLAAAALDTDKMVAKRTTYPLGRVVALKREEFKVENYADPSKTVPFRYQLLERIGGGSFGTVYKALNVDAQCVIAVKKIRVERGVLKILQGEVDIFRNLNHKNLVKYYGCEVHQDEVLIMMEYCSEGTLERICREGLDEELVRRYTNSLLRAVAYIHSQKVVHRDIKPANIFLDLHCVLKLGDFGCSVRLRDQATIYGEIAEYAGTVQYMAPEVLTYGGKAEDGRYRGYGRAVDIWSIGCVVLQMTTGRAPWPEMHPLQITMRVCQGGLPAYPLPIGPLLKHFLDMCFVFDPDKRKSAEQLLLHPFANLHVDSDSVLQSVTESERHSDDTLDPTSASRHNDSDSSIRSCSNHG